In [Phormidium] sp. ETS-05, the genomic window TGATATTCCGGGATATCACGGAGCATCAGAGGTCACAGCAGAACTTGGAGGGGGAGCTGCGACGCTTGCGGTTTTTGCTGGGGCTGACGGAGCTGTTGCAGGCGAGTGGAGATTTGCGCGAAATCGGCCAGTTTGCCCTGACTTATTTGGTGCAGGCGATGAATTCGGCGTTTGGGGATGTGAAGGTGATTGAGGGGGGAGGGGGCGATCGCCACGCCGGATCTCTGACCAATCAAATTTCCAGTACCTTCATTGCCACCTATGGTAAACCAGCGGTAGCAGAACTGGAAGCCTTGCTGCATCAGGGTATCCCCTACGGTCAAGGCTTGCTTTGGGACGTAGTAGCCACGGGACAACCCATATTTGTAGAAGATTACCACAAACATCCCAAAGCGGTGCCGGGATTTCGCCATCCTGGTATCGGCCAACTGGGGATTTTTCCGATTCCCGCGACTACTGGCCAGATTATTGGGGTCTTGACGCTGGAATCGCGCAGTTTGCAAAAACTCCAAGAAGCGCCCCAACAGGATATGCTTTTAGCGGCTTGCCGGATGCTCGGAGCAGCGATCGAGCGAGCCCAAACCCAGGAACACCTGCGGAAAACCAATCAGGACCTAGAGCGAGCTTCCCAGCTCAAATCCGAGTTTCTCGCTTCTATGTCCCACGAACTGCGCACCCCTTTGAATGGCATCTTGGGATTTGCCGACTTACTGCAGCGGCAAATCGCGGGCCAGCTCAACCGTCGTCAGCTCAACCAGGTCAAGGCGATCGAAAAAAGCGGCCAGCATCTACTCCAGCTCATTAACGACATCCTCGACCTCTCGAAAATTGAAGCAGGCAAAGCCGATCTACACCTGGAAAGCATCTCCATCCAAGACTTATGCAGTAGCTGCCTGAAAATGATTCAGCCCCGAGCAGCCCAAAAAAAGCTGGCTTTATCTCTAGAACTAGATTATCGCCTGAATCGGGCCAGTCTCGACGAACGCCGGGTCCGACAAATGCTAGTGAACTTGCTCTCTAATGCGGTGAAGTTCACCCCAGAAGGTGGTAAGGTGAAATTGAGCGGCAAACTGGCATTTGGCGTGGAGATGGAAGCAGATTTCCGCCCGGATTGCTCGCCGGTGAGCCCCACCAGTCCTTATTTATGTTTAGAAGTCCAAGACTCGGGCATTGGCATTGCCGAGGATAAGTGGCACTTGCTGTTTCGACCTTTTCAGCAGGTTGACTCTTCTCTTTCTCGTCGCCATGAGGGCACTGGTTTAGGTTTGGCTCTGACAAAGCGGTTAGCAGAACTGCATGGCGGGACGATTTCTTTCCAGTCGGTGATGGGTGAAGGGAGTGTGTTTCGGATTTGGCTGCCTCTGACGGAAACTGTTGTGGGTGCGTCGCCGCCACAGGATGAGCCACCCATCCCAAACCGGGACAATCTGGGTGATGGGGACGAAATGCCGATGGGGCGGATTTTAGTCGTGGAGGACCAACCTTCTAATCAGGTGTTAGTGACGGAGCTACTAGAATCTTCTGGCTATGAGGTGGAGCTAATTTGCGATGGTCAGACCATGATCGAGGCGATTTCCTCGCCCCTGGTGACGGGGAAAACCCTGCCCGATTTGGTGCTGATGGATATTCAGCTCCCCGGAGTGGATGGGTTGGAGTTGATCCGACAAATGAAGACACATCCCCTGTGGCAGGTTGTCCCGGTGGTGGCGGTGACAGCGATGGCAATGCCGGGAGACCGAGAGCTTTGCCTGGAAGCTGGTGCTACTGCTTATTTGAGCAAACCGCTGAACCTTGACCAACTGCTGACGGTGATGGACTCTTTATTATCCCACTCTACTGTCAATCAAGAACCGCTTTAGCTCGATCGGTTCACCTTTAGCCCCACCAGAAGGTTTCTCAATGTGGGGCTGCTATGAAAATATCGGTTTAACCACAAATGTAAACGCCCTGTGCCCCCAAGCATGGATCCCAGCTTTGCATTTCTAGAAGTCTAAACTATCACGAACTTGGCTGGTCGGCGCTTGAGAAATAGGTTGGGCGAAATCTTTCTTAATATATAAGACAGGATCGTTATCTATAATAGATATAGTTATAAAAATCTAGGTGCAGGCTGCTAAAGATGTGGCCGGTAAAAATGCTGTCCGCTTTTTCGGGGTAAGCATAAAGATTTGGAAGCAGGCTGTCAGCCTGCTTATTATTATGAACAAACTGATGCTACTAAGAGCAATTAGGGGAGGGAGACAAGCAGGGGTAAAGGGCTATTCGCCCCTGATGGTGCGGACGATCGGGATTGTCGTCCTAGCCGCCACCGTATGGGGTTGGCAAAATCTGGCGGTCCGCAAATATCAGCTTCTACAGCAGGAAACCACAAAACAAGCGGTAATGGTCCGCGACCAACTACACAAAGGTCTGCAAGAGCGCATAGCGACTCTGGCGACTTTGGATTGGGGAGCGGCGATCGACCAGCAACCCATGACCCAAAACCTACCACCATTGCCGCTCCCCGCTCCCAGTTGCCCGATCGGTTATCACCATCGCAGCGGCGTCACTACCCCACATGTGAGGGAAGCCAACCCACCTGTGAGCGAAGCGCTCGCCTTCCTCAACAATTCTTTTGAATTCGCCTCGATTGTCACCCCTGGTCATTTCCATCGGGATTGTGATTCATGTGAGCAAAAACACCCTCACTACAGCAATAATTTCCTCCAGCATCATCACTGGAAGAATAGGGTGCCTTTAGTCTCTTTAGCAAATAACCGCGAAACCTTAGACATTTACATCCCCATATTCCAAGAGCAAAAGTTAGCGGGATTTTTGCCCGCTAGTGCTTGCACCAAAACATTACTAGAAAACATCATCACTGCCAACCAGCAGCCTGTAGATACAATCGCAGGGTATGCCATAGCCATCTCGGACGGCTCAGTGGAAATATACAGCCAAAATGTCACCAGAAAACCCGCTCTTTATGTGGCAGAAGTCACCATCGACTTGTATGGAGTTAATTGGCAATTACAAGTCTGGCCTCTACCCAAAACCATCAAAAAATATAGCTATACCCTACCCCAAACTTTTTTGATCATCGCCGGATGCGCCGCCATGTGGCTGATTCTATCAGCCAAAAAAGTTCAGAATCCAACCAAAGCCGAAACCACATTGAGGCGCCGGGATGGGGCGATCGGCTCTAATACTAACCCCCAGAGCCCTGAACCAGAGAAAATGACCGCCGATGAGCAACAGAAAGCAGAACTAATCAGAATTAATGAAAAACTGCGCCACGAAATCAACGCTAGAGGGCAGTTAGAGGAGGCACTCCTAGAAAGCCAAGCCGTCCTGGCGGGCATTCTCGATAATGCCGATGACGCGATTATCTCTGTGAATGAAGCCCAAAACATCACCCTCTTTAACCAAGGCGCAGAAAAAATTTTCGGCTATCGAGCTGAGGAAGTTCTCGGTAAACATATCAAAATTATTTTGCCGGAAACCTTGCAGGAAATCTACTACCAGGAAGCCAGAGACGGGGAGACTGGTCTCCTGGTCCCCCCGTCCCCCCGTCCCCTGGTCCCCCCATCCCCCCTCCGGGGACGTTGGGGGCGAGAAATATTTGGACGCCGCCAAGATGGCAGCCAATTCCCGGCTGAAGCCTCGGTTTCTCTGCTGCAATTGGGAGAGAAGCGGATATTTACAGTGATTCTGCGAGATATTACGGAACGCCTCGGAGCCGAAATTGCCCTCCAAGAAAGCCAAACTCGCCTCAAGCTGCTGAATAATATCGCCACGAGCATTACTTCGGGAATGTCGGTAGAGCAGGTGATTTCTATGAGTCTCAAGCAGATTGGTGAGTATTTCCCAGGCTTGCGGGTTGCCTATGCCACGATTAATGAGACGGGCTATTTGAAATGGCTTTATTCTATAGAGCCACCAGGTATGCCTTCCCTCAAGGGTTTGGGTATGGATTTAACTGCAGCACCCCACCTCTGGCAATATTTGAATCACGGTGTGGTGAATGCGGTAGCAGATTTGAGGCAGGATTCTCGACTGGCGGCAATAGCGGAGGTTTTTACCGCTAACGCCACGCGGGCTTTTTTACATGTGTCTTTGCCTCCCCATACGGTTATGGAGGGTTTGCTCTGCTTTCACTCCCCCGCCGTGCGAGATTGGAGCCAGTATGAAATTTACCTTTTGAAGGATGTGGCCGATTATCTGGCAGTTGCGATTAATGAAGCTCGGGCGCAGCAAGAGCGCTTCGAGGCTAAGGAAGAATTGCAGCGGCAATCCGAGGCGAATCGTGCTTTTAGTGCCAATCTTAAGCAGTTACATCGTTTGAATACTGCCAATTATCAGAATCTCGCATCTTTGTTTGAAGATTATCTGGAAACGGGATGTAAAATTTTCCATATGTCTGCGGGGGCGATCGTTGCTAGCAATGGCCATGCCATACCCTCTGGTGTGGAACCTGAAACTGAAAGGGAGAACAGCGACTCACCGTTAGATATTGGCTGGACTTCTCTGGCGCGGCACGATCGTCCCACGATCGTGGCCGCTAAATCTACAGCTAACTGGCCGCCGGGATGGGAAACGGAATTAAATGCCGAGTTAATTTGTCAATTATTTAAAACCAATCAAACCTTAGTGGAGAGAAATTGGATTTATGAGGGCAAGCCTGATGATGAATCCAAATACTTTTCACTCCAACAGAAAAAATTACGATTTTATATTGGCACTCCTATATTGGCGAGCCAAAATATCTATGGCTATTTAATTTTTCTGTCATTCCATTCAATTTCCGGTTATTTGTTGGAAGAATACGAGCGAGAAATCATAGAAATGATGGCTCAAAGCATTGGCAAATTTATTGAATCTCATGGCCGGGAGTTGGAGAGGCAAAATGCCGTAAGAGAATTAGAGAAAAAACAACAAATTATTCAAAAAATTGCCGATGCTAATCCTAATATTTTGTATATTTACGATATCGAAGAAGGACGAAATGTTTATACTAATCGAGAAATTGCCGGGATTATGGGCTACACGCCAGCAGAAATAACCCAAATGGGCACGAATTTGTTTCAAAATATGCTGCATCCCGATGATTTGGAGAAACTGGCCGATCGCCTGGAAAAATTTGCCTTGGCCAAAGATGGAGAAATCATCGAGACTGAATACCGGATGCAGGATAAAAACGGGGAATGGCATTGGCTTTACAGTCGGGATGTGGTGTTTTCTAAAACCGCTGATGGCAAGCCCAAACAAGTTTTGGGGACGGCGACGGATATCACCGATCGCAAGCGGGTGGAACATCAGCTCCAGGAAGCAAATGAGAAACTCATCGTCTGGGTGAAAGAGCTGGAATCTCACAACCGGGAAATCACGCTTTTGGGAGAAATGAGCGATTTTCTCCAAGCCTGTCTCCGGGTGGAAGAAGCCTGCAAGGCGATCGCTACCCTCATCCAACCCCTGTTTCCCGACATCGGCGGCGCCGTATTTCTCATCAACGAGTCCAACAATCTCATGGAGGCAGTAGCAACCTGGGGCAATAACTCTTGGGGAGAAACCGTGCTAGCCCCCCACGAATGCTGGGCCCTGCGGCGCGGTCGGCTCCACAGTGTCGATAAAACTGACTCTGGTTTACGCTGCGGCCACCTGCACCGAGTACAACACCTGGAAGGTTCTCTCTGTGTCCCGATGATGGCCCAGGGCGAAACTCTCGGTTTACTACTGCTCATCGCCTCGGAACCAGGGCAGCTCACCCCTGGGAAAAAGCGCTTAGCATCAATGGTGGCAGAACACGTGAGTTTAGCTTTGGCAAATTTAAAACTCCGGGAAACCTTGGAACATCAGAGTATTCGCGACCCCCTCACCGGACTATTCAACCGCCGCTATATGGAAGAATTCCTAGAGTTGGAATTACGCCGAGCTAGCCGTAAACAGCAATCTTTGGGCGTCGTGATGATGGATGTGGACTACTTCAAGCGTTTTAATGATACTTTTGGCCATGAAGCGGGAGATACTTTGCTCCGAGAACTGGGGATGTTGTTGAAAAACAGCCTCCGGGGTTCCGATGTCGCCTGCCGCTACGGCGGTGAGGAATTGACTTTGATTTTGCCGGAATGTTCTTTAGCTGATACCCTGGAGCGAGCGGAACAAATCCGCCAGGAAATTAAGGCGATGCAAGTGCTACATCGTGGCGAGCTTTTGGGTGCTGTTACCGTTTCTTCGGGGGTGGCTTGCTTCCCCGAACATGGTTCTACTGGGGATGCGGTGATTCGGGCTGCAGATATGGCTCTATATCGGGCGAAAAAAGCAGGGCGCGATCGAAGCATCAGCGCCCCCTCTTAGATAATTTGTCATTTGTCATTTGTCCTTTGTCCTTTGTCCTTTGTTATTTTATATAAATAAAAGCCTAATTCCTCTAGTAGTAGTGGGCAGTAGTAGGGTGGGCAGTGCCTGACGGAAAATTCTTTTGATAACCAGTAGCAGGGCACTGCCCACCCTACAAAAACTTTATTCACATAAATTAGTTATATATAACTAAATAAGATTTTTATACAAATGAAATAAATTGATAAAGTACAAGTGACAAGGGACAAATGACAAAGGACAAATGACAAATGACAAATTGCCTTGTGACAAAGGACAAATATCAGGAGTCATAGGGATTCGCCGGTTGGGGGATTTTTCGCACCGAACTAGCTTGAATCGTCAGTTGCCGTTTGTTTTGCAAAGTCTCAGTAATCATCTGCCCTTCCACTTCCAACCAAGTATCGGGAGGAAAGCTGCTGCGGCTACCTTCTAACTTGACTGGTAATCCCACTGGGTAAGCATCCGCAGCACAGCAGGTAATCACAAACCGGGATAAAAGTAAGTATTGTTCGGGTAGTTCTTGCAGGTGAATCACAAAGCCGGAGACTTTCACTTTTTGGCCAGTGTAGGCGTCGGGTTCGGGATAAACTGTGAGAGTGCGTACCCATCCAATGAGCGATCGCTCCTCGGGACGAGTGTTATAGCGAAACGTTTGCGGCGTTTGCGTCACAGGCAGAAAATCGCTCACCCCTCGCTGGATTGCCTTATCGCTGGCAAACACCTTGGGTTCTCCCAGTAAACCCACCACCGCCGCCATCAAAAGCAACCCCGTACTCCAACCCGGACCAAACAAACTTATATGCTCTACTGTCCCAGCAGCATTACTATTATTGGCAATAGATGAATTTTTTCCCTGCTGGTAAAGTAACCAAGCCTGGAAGCAGCCGATACAGAGCAAGGCAATACCAGCCACCACCGTCAACCAGAAGTAATTGCGATGAATCAGGATGTTTAACTGGCCCGTAAGCCAGTATTTGAACATCAACACACCCCAAGCTAATATTGTCACCACGTCCAGCCAGGGACTTAATTTTTTCCAAGTCAAATATTTTTTGTCATTTGTCATTTGTCATTTGTCCTTTGTCATTTGTCATTTGTCCTCTGTCCTCTGTCCTTTGTCCGCTTGTCAAATGACAAACCACCTTTTGACTCAGGACTAATAATCTCTGTAGGGTGGGCTGTAGGGGCTTTTGGCCATCGGTGTAGGGGCAAATGGCCATTCGTCCCTACAGAACACTGGTTATCAAAATAATTCTGATTCAGGCACTGCCCACCCTACTTCCTTACTACCTTTTGACAATTGTCAATTGTCAATTGTCAATTATCTGACGTTTTTTGATACTTAGCTTAGCTAACTTTCAAGTTATAGGCGAGAGTGAATAAAAAAGTCATCAGGGCAGGAATGGCAGTGATATAGACGATCGCTCTGCCTTTGAAAATCCACCACATCAGTCCCAGAGCTTTCAGGTCAATCATCGGACCGAACACCAGAAATGCCAGCAATGAGCCAGTGGTGAAGGTGGATGCGAAGGAGAGGGCAAAAAAGGCATCCACAGTGGAGCAAATAGAGACAGCGGCAGCCAGTAGGAGCATGGCACAGATAGAGCTGACAGGACCAGCGCCGATGCTGAGAATCACATCCCGGGGCACTAGCACTTGGATGGCGGCAGCGATCGCGCTCCCTACCACCAGCACCCCTCCCAATTCCCGCAGTTCCAAAATCACATTTTCCACAAACAGCCGGAATTTTTTTGACTCCAGCGGAGAACCAACAGTCCCGCTCCTCGCTTCTCTGTCACTTCTGGCAGTTAGCTCTGGCAAAGTGGCAGTATCCAGACGCAGGGGTTCCCCCCCTTCCCCAATCAGGAAACTTCCCGACTGTAACAACGGAGAAGTGGAGGCGTTACCCCCAAACCGAAGGTCAGCAGAACCTCTCGGTGTATTAACATTCCGATCGCGAACTTTTGGAATCGCTCGGACTACCGCTGGCTGTAAAATCGGGCGCAAATCCGCCTGCGCACTGAAAACCCACCCCACAGTTGTGGCAATGACCAGAGAAAATAAAACTCGCAATACCACAATTTCCGGTATTTCCCGAAAAGCCGCCCAAGTTGACCAAATCACCACCGGGTTAATTGTGGGTGCTGCCAGCAGAAAACCCACTGCCACCGGCGTTGGCACCCCCTGCATCAACAACCGCCGCGCCACTGGGACGTTACCGCACTCGCACACGGGAAACAAAAACCCCACCAAACTCCCCACCAAAGCTCCCGCCAGGGGGTGCCGTGGCAGAGCAGCAATCAACTTGCGCTCATCCACATACAGCAGCAGCACACTCGATAGCAGCACCCCCAGCAGCAAAAAAGGGATTGCCTCTACCAAGAGGCTCATAAAGATTGTCAGCCCGTTGTTTAATTGATTCATCTGATATGCGTGGTTTTCCCCTGTTGGGGCTTTGAGCAGAAATTTGCTTCCCTCTGTGAAGGTTAGCCGCGCCGAAGCGTTCCCCGTCCCATCCCCCCACCCTCATGGAGACAGGAGGAAGTCTTCATTACCGCCATATTTTATCGGTATCTCTGGCGAGCCGCCAAAACTTTGTCTTTGTCCCTGGACCCGCCGAAGGGCAAACCACCCGCGTAGAAGCGGGACCCCGCCCCGTTTCACTGAGAGCCCGAGGCGCGGATACTTCGCCCCTACCTACGGCACTTTGTCCCTCGTACCGCGCCTAAAACTCAACCACAAGCCCCCTACTATGGCTTAATGCCATTTGGATTTAATGCCGAAATCCACAGCCCATCAACCTTAAGCTGAATTTAAAGTCTGATTAATCTAAACTTAATACTTTTTCTAAAAATTATACTTGACAATATCTTGACAGCAAATTATAATTATAATTTGGGTAATGGCAATGAATCTTATGATAAATTGGTAAAAAATAGACTTTTGGTCTGGCCATTGCCACTCTTGTTTATAATTGATTGTACCTGATTGGCTAGAATTAAATATAAGAAATCGATTAGCCAACACCTTGAGGCCAGATTAACTCACAAATTAATTAAAAATCCCGAGTAGATTTGGGGGAGATTTATTTAGGTTCTGCCTACATCAAAAATAATATTGTAATATTATGGAAAATATGTTAAGTCATTTTCCTGCCGCAATTTGGTCGCCCCCACTGGGCAATTATGGTCTGGAATTAGATGCTAGACTAGCCCAAATGTCATTATATGAAGTTGAGATAGAAGCAAATCAGCCTGGGAAAAACATATCCTTAGTTTTAGAAAAAAATCCGCTGCTGCCGGGAGTAATTTTGACCGAAAACGGGCGCTTTTTGGGGATGATTTCCAGGCAGCGCTTTTTTGAACATATGAGCCGCCCCTATGCTCTAGAACTGTTTTGGCACCGACCCGTTAAAACTTTATATCGTTTTGCCCAAACTGAGATTTTAATTTTCCCCTTAGATACAAAAATCGTAGATGCCGCTCGTGCCGCACTGGAGCGAGCCCCTAACCTGCTTTATGAACCAATTGTGGTAGAAAAATCTCCTGATGCTTCTGGGAAAATATCCTACAGCTTAATTGACGTACATCAATTAATGTTAAAACAAGCGCAAATTCACCAAAGAGCTAGGCATTTGGTGGAAGCACTTTATCAAGAGTTAGAAACAGTTAATCAACAGCTATATCGCCTCGCGAATTCTGATGGGCTGACTCTGGTAGCTAACCGCCGCCGCTTTGATGAATACTTCGATCGCGAGTGGCGCCGCTGCGCCCGAGACCAAACCCCCATTTCTTTAATTTTGTGTGATATCGACTATTTTAAGCGCTACAATGATTCTTGTGGCCATCTTGCTGGTGATGACTGTTTACGACAGGTGGCCGCTGCCATAAATAAAGGTATTATGCGACCGGCAGATTTATTGGCCAGATATGGGGGAGAAGAATTTGCCGTGATTTTACCCAACACTCCCTCCGAAGGTGCCGTGACAGTGGCCAACAGGATTCAATCTCAAATCAGAGACCTCCAAATTCCCCATCCCGCTTCTGAGATGAAGCGTGTCACCCTCAGTTTAGGAGTGGCAACCAAGATTCCTTCGGAATCTGCTAAGGCGTCGGAACTGCTCGCCGCTGCTGATGCCGCTCTGTATTTGGCAAAAAATCAGGGTCGCGATCGCTTTGCTGTCACCGGTTTGTAGTTTTGGCTTTAGGGGGCGAGGATTCTTGGGCTAAAGCCCAACTACCAACCGGATCATATTTACCATCAATAATTGATCAATTACAATTTTTCTAAATAACTCAGCAAATCTGCCATTTCCTGGGGATTCGGTTTGAATTGCGGCATAGGCGGGGTTTCGCCGCTAATAACTTGATGGATTATTTGCACCGGAGATTTTCTCGCGCCCACATGCTCCAAACTCGGCCCCACCTGAGAGCCCGATCTCACCCCATGACAACCGGCGCAGTTGAGTTGAAAAATCGCATGACCCTGCACCGGGTCCCCATTTAAAGATAAAACGCTTTTGATATAGGGGTCTGAGAATTGAGACTGGTAAGCCAACAGCACCGCCAATCCGATCGCCAATACTGCCACCACCGCCAAGACCCTACATGGTAATGACAATTCATTCATTGCCCCGACTTGGCCAATGGCGCTGCTGTGGTCAGTTTCCGCCATGTCCTCTTCCAACTGTTGATTATCCGAAACCACGATTAAGGGAAAATCTACAAATATCTTATTATTTAATAACATAGCTTAAAATTTGCCCCACAATGGCTTAAGGGAGACGGGAAAATAATTGACAATTGACAATTGACAATTGACAATTAAAAACCAACCGCTATCAATCAACAGCTACCAACTATCGAAGAGCGGTCTGCCAAAGATGCCAAGCGTCTCTAAACCTAGTAGGATGAAAAATTAGCAAAAAAAGCTCACACAATAATTATCAGTTATCAAATATCAGTTATCAAATATCAGTTATCAAATATCAGTTATCAAATATCAAATATCAATTGGCGGTCTGCCAAAGATGCCAAGCGTCTCTAAACCTAGTAGGATGAGAAATTAGCAAAAAAAGTTAACGTGATGCCGTCACGGCGGATAACAAGGAGAACTAAACAAATGGTAGAGCCCTTACTCTCAGGTATCGTCCTCGGATTGATTGTGGTGACGCTGGCGGGTTTGTTTTTCGCCGCTTACCAGCAGTATCAGCGCTAAGGAAACGGCAGGCCGTATCCTTAAACTGTAAGTGGTCGGTAGAAAGTCAAAGCGGTACTACCGTAGGCTTTCTGCCGACATATTTCTAAGCTGGCCTCGGCTGTTGCGGTAGTCTTGGGGGGAGATTTGGTGCTGTGTTCTACGGCGATTTCCCCCGTGGGTGCTAGGAGCTGGTGATGCGCGATCGCCTCTAACACCGGTAAGTATAAATCACTATCGTATGGCGGATCGAAGTAAATCCGATCGAATTGCTCTGGGGGTAGTTTTTCCAGGCGTTTTAGCACATCTCCCCGCAGAATCCTCCAATTTTGCTCACTTGTGGCCACTTTGGTTAAATTCTCTTGAAGGATAGCACTGGCGCGGGGTGAACGCTCGATCGCCACCACCCGCACCGCCCCCCGACATAGGGCCTCTGCACTCATCGCCCCAGAACCAGCGCACAGGTCGAGCCACCGACAACCAGTAATCGTCCCCTGCCAGATATTAAACACCGCCTCCCGCACCCGCGCCGCCGTTGGTCTAGTATCCTGACCCGGCATCGTTTTCAGTAGCCGCCCGCCATAAATTCTCATTTTCGTTCCCATCCCTGAAAGGGGTCCTGAAGTAAATTATAGTTTTCTTTTCTTTTCTTTATTTCATTTCAATCCCTGAAAGGGGTCCTTTGTAAATTTTTGGGTACAAGGAGCGGCAATGGCTGAAAATAGCATTCCCAATCCTAGTCTGTCAAGGAGGGTGAAAAATTCTGTTGTCTTTTTCATTGGTCTGCTCTAGCCATCAACCCACCACAGACCCCAGGTCTATGATTTACGCGAATTAACTTCACTCAAATAACTCAGTATGTGCTTAGGAAATATCCGGTAATAAAAAAATATTAAATAGCAGAATTATACCCAGCAAATAAATTTACGTGGTTTCACTGATGGCAATCTTTGTTACATTTTGTTAAGCTGAAGACAATCTACTACTAAACCAAAAACCGCTAGATGGATAGCGGTTTAAGCTGAGGAATTTCAGGGGCAATTATTAGCTTATTCTTTTGGAGGACGATTTTGCTGAACTTATTGATTAAGCAAAATCTCTGGTTTTGTCTGGCGGGATGATCAAAGGGTTTTTTCGAGAAAAACCTAAATTTCTTACTCTCGCTCGACCCACCATATGTAAACGGGGAATAAATTATGACTAAATTATAAAAAACACCGCACATATCAGGTTTTGTAGGGTGGGCAGTGCCCAATACAGAACTGGTGTCACAGGTGACGTCAGGCACTGCCCACCCTACTACGCCTCAATAGTAACGTTTTTTGAGGTTGACCTACTTAATAGCTACGATGGATGAAATAAGCCGCCCACTTTGATTTACCTAAATTGAGGACGCTAGAATTATGATGCCAATTAATAATGAGATGATTATGCTGAAAAAAAGACCAGTAATTTCTCGGATAATGGGCAGCATTTGCCTCGGAGTTTTTCTGTAGTTTTAGGAATCATCCCGGAGCCAGCTTGGGGAGGTATAGTGCCCATCCGACGAGAGGGAGGATTGCCATTTGTCCAAGTAGAAGTGAATGGCAAAACCCAGAAATTATTAATAGACAGTGGGAGTACCCACTCATTTTTAACCTTTGCCCAAGCTCAGAGCTTGGGTTTGACAAATGCTCTGGGACATCAGGGACAGATATATTACCAAATTGGTGCGGAGGCTTTATCCGTGCGGCGATCGCCCCTGGTACAAGTAGAAGTTAATTTCGGGGGTCATAAGGTGACAGCAGATGTCGCCGTGTTGTGGTCTGGCGAGTATGGTATCATCGGTCAAGACATTTTGTCCCAGTTCGCGATTAGAATAGAACCAGGACAGTTGGTAGTAGAAAACCTCTCCGCACCCCGTCGTTAATCGTCTCCCTCTATGGGAGCTAGGTTGGTTTGGTAGGAAGCATTCTGGGTTATCGCTTGCTGCGAGCTTGAGATGGAGGCTAGCCACCCAAGCAGCAGTGAGATAATTACCATTGAAAGAGAAAAATATCACTCTGATTTAAATATGTCACCTAATTTAGGCTTTGGCAGTTATGACGGCAAGAGAATAGCCAATGTTTCTCAAAAAAATGTGATTTTTTGAGAAAAAATTAGAAATTTTTTTGCTGGTTATTGAGATTCAGCTCGTCTTGAGCAGATGATTATTTTTCCCTCGAAGCATCTGGGGGGGGCGCTGCCGT contains:
- a CDS encoding ATP-binding protein — its product is MENPIQQTGQELLIPILNQVDNAVALFDQSGRLVLFNEKFPLLWGLERDWLEELPPFPEIVAVVVARGYWSHHQAEALEVAFARGSTGRPRLCVEQTDGISLQVDITPTSDGGRLLIFRDITEHQRSQQNLEGELRRLRFLLGLTELLQASGDLREIGQFALTYLVQAMNSAFGDVKVIEGGGGDRHAGSLTNQISSTFIATYGKPAVAELEALLHQGIPYGQGLLWDVVATGQPIFVEDYHKHPKAVPGFRHPGIGQLGIFPIPATTGQIIGVLTLESRSLQKLQEAPQQDMLLAACRMLGAAIERAQTQEHLRKTNQDLERASQLKSEFLASMSHELRTPLNGILGFADLLQRQIAGQLNRRQLNQVKAIEKSGQHLLQLINDILDLSKIEAGKADLHLESISIQDLCSSCLKMIQPRAAQKKLALSLELDYRLNRASLDERRVRQMLVNLLSNAVKFTPEGGKVKLSGKLAFGVEMEADFRPDCSPVSPTSPYLCLEVQDSGIGIAEDKWHLLFRPFQQVDSSLSRRHEGTGLGLALTKRLAELHGGTISFQSVMGEGSVFRIWLPLTETVVGASPPQDEPPIPNRDNLGDGDEMPMGRILVVEDQPSNQVLVTELLESSGYEVELICDGQTMIEAISSPLVTGKTLPDLVLMDIQLPGVDGLELIRQMKTHPLWQVVPVVAVTAMAMPGDRELCLEAGATAYLSKPLNLDQLLTVMDSLLSHSTVNQEPL
- a CDS encoding diguanylate cyclase, producing the protein MLLRAIRGGRQAGVKGYSPLMVRTIGIVVLAATVWGWQNLAVRKYQLLQQETTKQAVMVRDQLHKGLQERIATLATLDWGAAIDQQPMTQNLPPLPLPAPSCPIGYHHRSGVTTPHVREANPPVSEALAFLNNSFEFASIVTPGHFHRDCDSCEQKHPHYSNNFLQHHHWKNRVPLVSLANNRETLDIYIPIFQEQKLAGFLPASACTKTLLENIITANQQPVDTIAGYAIAISDGSVEIYSQNVTRKPALYVAEVTIDLYGVNWQLQVWPLPKTIKKYSYTLPQTFLIIAGCAAMWLILSAKKVQNPTKAETTLRRRDGAIGSNTNPQSPEPEKMTADEQQKAELIRINEKLRHEINARGQLEEALLESQAVLAGILDNADDAIISVNEAQNITLFNQGAEKIFGYRAEEVLGKHIKIILPETLQEIYYQEARDGETGLLVPPSPRPLVPPSPLRGRWGREIFGRRQDGSQFPAEASVSLLQLGEKRIFTVILRDITERLGAEIALQESQTRLKLLNNIATSITSGMSVEQVISMSLKQIGEYFPGLRVAYATINETGYLKWLYSIEPPGMPSLKGLGMDLTAAPHLWQYLNHGVVNAVADLRQDSRLAAIAEVFTANATRAFLHVSLPPHTVMEGLLCFHSPAVRDWSQYEIYLLKDVADYLAVAINEARAQQERFEAKEELQRQSEANRAFSANLKQLHRLNTANYQNLASLFEDYLETGCKIFHMSAGAIVASNGHAIPSGVEPETERENSDSPLDIGWTSLARHDRPTIVAAKSTANWPPGWETELNAELICQLFKTNQTLVERNWIYEGKPDDESKYFSLQQKKLRFYIGTPILASQNIYGYLIFLSFHSISGYLLEEYEREIIEMMAQSIGKFIESHGRELERQNAVRELEKKQQIIQKIADANPNILYIYDIEEGRNVYTNREIAGIMGYTPAEITQMGTNLFQNMLHPDDLEKLADRLEKFALAKDGEIIETEYRMQDKNGEWHWLYSRDVVFSKTADGKPKQVLGTATDITDRKRVEHQLQEANEKLIVWVKELESHNREITLLGEMSDFLQACLRVEEACKAIATLIQPLFPDIGGAVFLINESNNLMEAVATWGNNSWGETVLAPHECWALRRGRLHSVDKTDSGLRCGHLHRVQHLEGSLCVPMMAQGETLGLLLLIASEPGQLTPGKKRLASMVAEHVSLALANLKLRETLEHQSIRDPLTGLFNRRYMEEFLELELRRASRKQQSLGVVMMDVDYFKRFNDTFGHEAGDTLLRELGMLLKNSLRGSDVACRYGGEELTLILPECSLADTLERAEQIRQEIKAMQVLHRGELLGAVTVSSGVACFPEHGSTGDAVIRAADMALYRAKKAGRDRSISAPS